A genomic region of Devosia ginsengisoli contains the following coding sequences:
- a CDS encoding thiamine pyrophosphate-binding protein, whose amino-acid sequence MSEKIYTMLARAFAAEGVDVCFGLMGDGNMHFMTTLAGLPDVRAYFVRHEHCACTMAAGFSRARDTVGVASVTCGPGLTQITTALASASASNIPMVIFAGESPLGAAWYGQRIEQAPIVVATGAHYIACHSAKLMAKYVSEAFFIARTQNRPVVLGVPYDLQQLMVEDDQPYQPSTDFIPTLAPLQPPPTDVAAARVMIEAAQRIVVLGGRGARLAGAADACRALAARTGALLATTLPARGLFCPDPFELGVAGGYSSAVTRDMMAKADLIIAVGASLTSYTADSGKLFPGARVIQIDEHPVGVKHARRTADHYLRADARLGVEALIEAVGTRAPQAGWRDAETARRIAQEPADTHDFPVPADTIDPRRAVAALDAALPKDWVLVNGTGHNAHFSVHMRGRKADDFITIREFGAIGNALSQSIGVAAARPDATVVVIDGDGSVLMHMQEMETIRRYNLRILVCILNDGAYGPEIHRLRAQGLSDAGAVFGRGDMGRMAEGYGIRGRVVTAEEQIATLTQAFTASEGPEVWDIHIADTVISPMTRRSLVKHG is encoded by the coding sequence ATGTCCGAAAAGATCTACACCATGCTGGCCCGTGCCTTCGCCGCCGAGGGCGTCGATGTGTGCTTCGGCCTGATGGGCGATGGCAACATGCACTTCATGACCACCCTGGCCGGATTGCCTGATGTGCGGGCCTATTTCGTCCGGCATGAGCATTGCGCCTGCACCATGGCCGCCGGCTTCTCCCGCGCCCGCGATACGGTGGGCGTCGCCTCGGTCACCTGCGGGCCGGGGCTGACCCAGATCACCACGGCCCTGGCCAGCGCCAGCGCCTCGAATATTCCCATGGTGATCTTTGCCGGCGAAAGCCCGCTGGGCGCGGCCTGGTATGGCCAGCGCATCGAGCAGGCGCCCATCGTCGTGGCCACGGGCGCGCATTACATTGCCTGCCACAGCGCCAAACTCATGGCGAAATATGTGAGCGAGGCCTTCTTCATCGCGCGGACGCAGAACCGGCCGGTCGTGCTGGGTGTGCCCTATGATCTGCAGCAGCTCATGGTGGAAGACGACCAGCCCTATCAGCCATCAACCGATTTCATTCCCACGCTGGCGCCCCTACAGCCGCCGCCGACCGATGTCGCCGCGGCCAGGGTCATGATCGAAGCGGCCCAGCGCATCGTCGTGCTGGGTGGCCGTGGTGCCCGGCTGGCCGGCGCCGCCGACGCCTGCCGCGCACTGGCCGCCAGGACCGGCGCGCTACTGGCCACGACCCTGCCGGCGCGCGGCTTGTTCTGCCCAGATCCGTTCGAACTGGGCGTGGCGGGCGGCTATTCCAGCGCCGTCACGCGCGACATGATGGCCAAGGCAGACCTGATCATCGCCGTGGGCGCCAGCCTCACCAGCTATACCGCCGATAGCGGCAAGCTCTTTCCCGGCGCGCGCGTGATCCAGATCGACGAGCACCCTGTTGGCGTCAAGCATGCCCGGCGCACCGCCGACCACTATCTGCGGGCCGATGCACGGCTCGGCGTCGAGGCACTGATCGAGGCCGTGGGCACCCGCGCCCCGCAGGCCGGATGGCGGGATGCCGAAACCGCCCGCCGCATCGCGCAGGAACCCGCCGATACCCATGATTTCCCGGTGCCAGCCGATACGATCGACCCGCGCCGGGCGGTGGCCGCCCTGGATGCGGCCCTGCCAAAGGACTGGGTGCTGGTCAACGGCACCGGGCACAACGCGCATTTCTCGGTGCATATGCGCGGGCGCAAGGCCGACGATTTCATCACCATCCGGGAATTCGGCGCCATCGGCAATGCGCTCAGCCAGTCCATCGGCGTGGCCGCGGCGCGCCCCGATGCCACCGTGGTGGTGATCGACGGGGATGGCAGCGTGCTCATGCATATGCAGGAGATGGAGACTATCCGGCGCTACAATCTGCGCATCCTGGTCTGCATTCTCAACGACGGCGCCTATGGCCCGGAAATCCACCGGCTGCGCGCCCAGGGCCTGAGCGACGCCGGGGCGGTCTTCGGGCGCGGCGACATGGGCAGGATGGCCGAAGGCTATGGCATTCGCGGCCGGGTGGTCACTGCGGAAGAGCAGATTGCCACCCTGACACAGGCCTTTACCGCCAGCGAAGG
- a CDS encoding tripartite tricarboxylate transporter permease, with amino-acid sequence MEGFQNIALGFATALQPENLLLCLCGVLLGTFIGILPGVGPLITIAVLLPVTFGLPPEGAIIMLAGIYYGAQYGGSTTAILVNLPGEASSVVTMMDGHAMAKRGRAGAALAIAAIGSFIAGVIGTILIAVFSPALASVAMQFGPAEYFALMAFALCCTSALVQGSVLKGVVMAMLGALVGLIGTDINSGVSRLDFGFRELSNGIEFSALAIGLFGIAEMVRHLGDPEPKGQVTVKTGRILPTLEDLKVSIGPILRGTGLGTLIGILPGAGLSISSFAAYILEKKVAKDPSQFGKGAIQGVAAPEAANNAAAQTSFIPTLTLGIPGSATMALMLGALLIQGITPGPRIMQEQPTLFWGLIASMVIGNLLLLVLNLPLVRLWVKLLDVPYRWLCPAILTFGCVGIYSIGFAASDIYIAAAFGLAGYLFLKLDLELAPFILGFILAPMLEEHFRRAMLLSRGDLTVFVTHPLSATFLGLIVVLIGLIGVHKYRSYLADRAAAAEARG; translated from the coding sequence ATGGAAGGCTTTCAGAACATAGCGCTCGGCTTTGCCACCGCCCTGCAGCCGGAGAACCTGCTGCTCTGCCTGTGTGGCGTATTGTTAGGCACCTTTATCGGCATCCTGCCCGGCGTGGGGCCGCTGATCACCATCGCGGTGCTGCTGCCGGTGACCTTCGGCCTGCCGCCGGAAGGCGCAATCATCATGCTGGCGGGCATCTATTACGGCGCCCAGTATGGCGGTTCGACCACGGCCATCCTCGTCAACCTGCCGGGCGAAGCCTCCTCCGTCGTCACCATGATGGATGGCCATGCCATGGCCAAGCGCGGCCGGGCCGGCGCGGCGCTGGCCATTGCTGCCATTGGCTCGTTCATTGCCGGTGTCATCGGCACGATCCTGATCGCCGTCTTCTCGCCGGCGCTCGCCTCGGTCGCCATGCAATTCGGGCCGGCCGAATATTTTGCGCTGATGGCCTTTGCCCTGTGCTGCACCAGCGCATTGGTGCAGGGATCGGTGCTCAAGGGCGTGGTCATGGCCATGCTGGGCGCACTGGTCGGCCTGATCGGCACCGATATCAATTCGGGGGTGTCCCGCCTCGATTTCGGCTTCCGCGAACTGTCGAACGGTATCGAATTCTCGGCGCTCGCCATCGGCCTGTTCGGCATTGCCGAAATGGTGCGGCATCTCGGCGACCCCGAGCCCAAGGGGCAGGTCACCGTCAAGACCGGCCGCATCCTGCCGACGCTGGAGGACCTCAAGGTTTCGATCGGCCCGATCCTGCGTGGAACCGGGCTTGGCACGCTGATCGGCATCCTGCCGGGGGCAGGGCTCTCCATCAGCAGCTTCGCCGCCTATATCCTGGAAAAGAAGGTGGCCAAGGACCCCAGCCAGTTCGGCAAGGGCGCCATCCAGGGCGTCGCCGCCCCGGAGGCCGCCAACAATGCGGCGGCGCAGACCTCGTTCATCCCGACACTGACGCTGGGCATTCCGGGCAGCGCCACCATGGCGCTGATGCTGGGCGCGCTGCTGATCCAGGGCATCACGCCGGGACCGCGCATCATGCAGGAGCAGCCGACGCTGTTCTGGGGCCTGATCGCCAGCATGGTCATCGGCAACCTGCTGCTGCTGGTGCTCAACCTGCCGCTCGTCCGCCTGTGGGTGAAGCTGCTCGACGTGCCCTATCGCTGGCTCTGCCCCGCCATCCTGACCTTTGGCTGCGTCGGCATCTATTCCATCGGCTTCGCTGCCAGCGACATCTATATCGCCGCCGCGTTCGGCCTGGCCGGCTACCTGTTCCTCAAGCTCGACCTCGAACTGGCCCCGTTCATCCTCGGCTTCATCCTGGCCCCGATGCTCGAAGAGCATTTCCGGCGCGCCATGCTGCTGTCCCGCGGCGACCTGACGGTCTTCGTGACGCATCCGCTGAGCGCCACCTTCCTTGGCCTCATCGTCGTCCTGATCGGGCTGATCGGCGTGCATAAATACCGCTCCTACCTGGCTGACCGGGCGGCTGCGGCGGAGGCGCGGGGATGA
- a CDS encoding tripartite tricarboxylate transporter TctB family protein, producing the protein MTLPKYIISAALLALLGLGAAAMATNYRLGSLHDMGPGMFPMVLGIGMAVLAVLYLVLARRGGQEAEDKVTFNDGRPLVVILGSVVAFGVLLDPLGLVVALSVLITGCWIANTDRKLIELPMMLGLYNAMAIVIFVHFLNIPIRLGPL; encoded by the coding sequence ATGACCCTGCCCAAATACATAATCAGTGCGGCACTCCTCGCGCTGCTCGGCCTCGGCGCCGCTGCCATGGCCACCAATTATCGCCTCGGTTCGCTGCACGACATGGGGCCGGGCATGTTCCCCATGGTGCTGGGGATCGGCATGGCCGTGCTGGCCGTGCTCTACCTGGTGCTGGCCCGACGTGGCGGCCAGGAGGCCGAGGACAAGGTGACCTTCAATGATGGACGGCCGCTGGTCGTGATCCTTGGCTCGGTCGTCGCCTTCGGTGTGCTGCTCGATCCGCTGGGGCTGGTGGTCGCGCTTTCGGTGCTGATCACCGGCTGCTGGATCGCCAATACCGACCGCAAGCTGATCGAGCTGCCCATGATGCTGGGGCTCTACAACGCGATGGCGATTGTCATCTTTGTGCACTTCCTGAACATTCCAATTCGCCTGGGGCCACTGTGA